The following coding sequences are from one Wenzhouxiangella sp. AB-CW3 window:
- a CDS encoding MerR family transcriptional regulator, with product MLDPGNNQELPPIPAKRYFTIGEVSELCAVKPHVLRYWEQEFPQLKPVKRRGNRRYYQRHDVLMVRQIRSLLHEQGFTIQGARQRLEGDKAQNDVSMSQQLVRQMRIELEEVLQVLRR from the coding sequence ATGCTGGATCCAGGGAATAATCAGGAACTGCCACCGATTCCTGCCAAGCGATACTTCACCATCGGTGAAGTCAGCGAGCTTTGTGCCGTCAAGCCTCACGTCTTGCGCTACTGGGAACAGGAGTTTCCGCAGCTCAAGCCGGTCAAGCGTCGAGGTAACCGCCGGTACTACCAGCGCCACGATGTGTTGATGGTGCGACAGATCCGCAGTCTGCTGCATGAGCAGGGGTTTACCATTCAGGGAGCCCGGCAACGCCTCGAGGGCGACAAGGCCCAGAACGACGTGTCCATGAGCCAGCAACTGGTGCGCCAGATGCGCATTGAGCTCGAGGAGGTTTTGCAGGTCCTGCGCCGGTGA
- the folE2 gene encoding GTP cyclohydrolase FolE2, translated as MTEHKRLAGMPDIASHADPQVAGQLDWVGMNEIELPIMIDGCDGSRSQTTARVSAFVDLERPDKRGIHMSRLYLLLDQALAEHTVTPALLRHLLRDFLASHEDLSSHALLRLDFDYMVRRKSLKSDNSGWKRYPISLIAGLTGKDFSLEMALQITYSSTCPCSAALARQLIQDQFRKDFGPSGEVEAQAVLEWLGSEQGIVATPHSQRSAADLRLQLAPSFEAFPFEQMIDAVEDALKTPVQAAVKREDEQAFALLNGQNLMFCEDAARRVQTALMAQDRVIDFWARCRHFESLHPHNAVAIVTKGVEGGYKPIDGQPSGWRQG; from the coding sequence ATGACCGAGCACAAACGCCTAGCCGGAATGCCGGATATTGCCAGCCACGCGGATCCGCAGGTGGCCGGCCAGCTTGACTGGGTGGGCATGAACGAGATCGAACTGCCCATCATGATCGATGGCTGCGATGGCAGCCGTTCGCAGACCACGGCCCGTGTGAGTGCATTCGTGGATCTGGAGCGTCCGGACAAGCGGGGCATTCACATGTCGCGCCTGTATCTTCTGCTGGACCAGGCGCTGGCCGAGCATACTGTCACGCCTGCGCTGCTGCGGCACCTGCTGCGAGACTTTCTGGCCTCGCACGAGGATCTGAGCTCGCATGCCTTGCTGCGACTGGATTTCGACTACATGGTGCGTCGAAAGTCACTCAAGAGTGATAACAGTGGCTGGAAGCGATATCCGATCAGTCTCATCGCCGGCCTGACTGGAAAGGACTTCTCGCTTGAGATGGCGCTTCAGATCACCTACTCGAGCACCTGCCCGTGTTCGGCGGCACTGGCCCGTCAACTGATTCAGGATCAGTTCCGCAAGGACTTTGGTCCTTCGGGTGAAGTGGAGGCGCAAGCCGTGCTGGAGTGGCTGGGCAGCGAACAGGGTATCGTGGCGACCCCGCATAGCCAGCGCTCGGCAGCCGATCTCAGGTTGCAGCTGGCGCCGAGTTTCGAGGCCTTTCCGTTCGAGCAGATGATCGATGCGGTTGAAGACGCACTGAAAACGCCGGTGCAGGCCGCGGTCAAGCGTGAGGATGAACAGGCATTTGCCCTGCTCAACGGGCAGAACCTGATGTTCTGCGAAGATGCGGCGCGGCGGGTGCAGACGGCCCTGATGGCGCAGGACCGTGTGATCGACTTCTGGGCTCGGTGTCGCCACTTCGAGAGCCTGCATCCGCACAACGCCGTGGCCATCGTGACCAAGGGCGTGGAAGGTGGCTACAAGCCGATTGACGGTCAGCCGTCCGGCTGGCGTCAGGGCTGA
- a CDS encoding M23 family metallopeptidase, translated as MAERLLYPLLFALILGQLQTNALASVSLDGKVVQGGLLAGQAPPGSEVTIDGEPIKVSADGRFLIAFGRDDTASRNLAVTLPDGDQWQRRLRPDEREFDIQHIDGLPDEQVTPPDDVLERIRNEAALARRARERSDERTEWVEGFNWPTIGRITGVYGSQRILNGNPRAPHWGIDIAAPTGTPVKAPAAGIVTLTHDMYFSGLTIFLDHGHGLISSFLHLSEILVEEGQRIEQGELIGKVGATGRATGPHLDWRISLGDVRVDPALLLDWDKNPHADSP; from the coding sequence GTGGCTGAACGACTCCTCTATCCGCTTCTTTTCGCACTGATTCTGGGCCAGCTCCAGACGAACGCCCTCGCATCCGTATCACTCGACGGAAAGGTGGTTCAGGGCGGTCTGCTGGCCGGCCAGGCGCCGCCGGGCAGCGAAGTCACGATCGATGGCGAACCCATCAAAGTCTCCGCCGATGGCCGTTTTCTCATCGCGTTCGGGCGCGACGATACGGCGAGCCGAAATCTTGCCGTCACCCTGCCCGACGGTGATCAGTGGCAACGCAGGCTGCGTCCAGATGAACGCGAATTCGATATCCAGCACATCGACGGCCTGCCCGATGAACAGGTCACGCCGCCGGATGATGTACTGGAGCGTATACGCAATGAGGCAGCACTTGCGCGGCGCGCGCGGGAACGCTCGGATGAGCGCACCGAATGGGTGGAGGGCTTCAACTGGCCGACCATCGGCCGCATCACTGGCGTCTATGGCAGTCAGAGAATCCTCAACGGCAACCCGCGCGCTCCCCACTGGGGCATCGACATTGCCGCGCCAACCGGCACCCCGGTCAAGGCCCCGGCTGCCGGCATCGTAACACTCACCCACGACATGTACTTTTCAGGCCTGACCATCTTTCTTGATCATGGCCATGGCCTGATCTCCTCGTTCCTGCACCTGAGCGAAATCCTGGTCGAGGAAGGCCAGCGCATCGAACAGGGGGAACTGATCGGCAAGGTCGGCGCCACCGGTCGCGCCACCGGCCCCCACCTGGACTGGCGCATCAGCCTGGGTGATGTCCGTGTCGATCCGGCCCTGCTGCTCGACTGGGACAAGAATCCCCATGCCGATTCGCCCTGA
- a CDS encoding LysM peptidoglycan-binding domain-containing protein, which yields MPNSTIEPASTTARLRTASALLLTLLLSAACATFDRHDETAQDETDSVVSPPDQPDSFDIVELAALRLAEDPPREDDDEDVHEEPEHLWERIVRRFAFADCPGDSRADRWARWYSERDEYMDRVLTRARPWLHDIANELDARDLPGELALLPIVESAYDPFAYSHGRASGTWQFLTATARDHGLTINDYYDGRRDVWAATRAALDYLAYLHDRFDDWNLALAAYNAGQGRVQRAVNRNRSNGRGTDWQSLTLPRETRAYIPKINGLGCLFANPSDYGFELPVWDDRPRVARVDIDSAVDVVALAAEAELDIAELIALNPGLNRHLTPPSGPHHLIVPVDQVETVREVLPDINTEDMLVWEEVTVRNGDTLSHIAHRYNTSVAELRRANDLNGDFLRAGQTLRIAANGQTPEDSPHADLYHELARLQRRLLPTKRFQHQVRPGENLWLIARQYRVSIADLRRWNNLGSDNLIRPGQRLMVHMEQASGQSAAAAVEYTIRSGDSLWVIARRHGVSVRDLMRWNNLHEDSVLRPGQSLTIRRSGSG from the coding sequence ATGCCCAATTCGACTATCGAACCGGCAAGCACAACGGCACGACTCCGAACCGCCAGTGCACTGCTGCTGACTCTGCTGCTCAGCGCGGCATGTGCCACGTTCGACCGGCACGACGAGACTGCTCAGGACGAGACCGACTCAGTCGTTTCACCGCCGGACCAGCCGGATTCTTTCGATATCGTGGAACTGGCCGCGCTGCGACTGGCTGAAGACCCGCCGCGAGAAGACGACGATGAGGACGTCCACGAGGAGCCCGAACACCTGTGGGAGCGTATCGTCAGGCGTTTCGCCTTTGCCGACTGCCCCGGCGACAGCCGCGCCGACCGCTGGGCCCGGTGGTATTCCGAGCGCGACGAGTACATGGACCGCGTGCTCACCCGCGCCCGCCCCTGGCTGCATGACATCGCCAATGAACTGGACGCCCGGGATCTGCCCGGCGAACTGGCGCTGCTGCCCATCGTCGAAAGCGCCTACGACCCCTTCGCCTACTCGCATGGTCGCGCCTCCGGAACCTGGCAGTTTCTCACTGCGACGGCGCGCGATCACGGCCTGACCATCAACGACTACTATGACGGTCGTCGCGATGTCTGGGCCGCGACCCGGGCAGCGCTGGACTACCTGGCCTACCTGCACGATCGATTCGACGACTGGAACCTTGCCCTGGCCGCCTACAATGCCGGCCAGGGCCGGGTGCAGCGCGCCGTCAACCGCAACCGCTCCAATGGCCGAGGCACGGACTGGCAGAGCCTGACGCTTCCCCGGGAAACCCGCGCCTACATTCCCAAGATCAACGGCCTGGGTTGCCTGTTTGCCAACCCGTCCGACTATGGATTCGAGCTGCCCGTCTGGGATGATCGTCCACGCGTGGCCCGGGTGGACATCGACAGCGCCGTCGATGTCGTTGCGCTGGCGGCCGAAGCTGAACTCGACATTGCTGAACTGATCGCACTCAATCCGGGCCTGAATCGACACCTTACGCCGCCATCGGGCCCCCACCACCTGATCGTGCCCGTCGATCAGGTTGAAACGGTGCGCGAAGTGCTGCCCGACATCAACACCGAGGACATGCTGGTGTGGGAAGAGGTCACGGTGCGCAATGGCGATACCCTGTCGCACATCGCACACCGCTACAACACCTCGGTGGCCGAACTTCGGCGGGCCAACGATCTCAACGGAGATTTCCTGCGCGCCGGCCAGACCCTGCGCATTGCGGCCAATGGCCAGACCCCGGAAGACTCGCCCCACGCTGATCTTTACCACGAACTGGCGCGGCTGCAGCGACGGCTGCTGCCCACCAAGCGCTTCCAGCACCAGGTTCGACCGGGTGAGAACCTGTGGCTGATTGCACGGCAATACCGGGTTTCGATCGCGGATCTGCGGCGCTGGAACAATCTCGGCAGCGACAATTTGATTCGCCCCGGTCAGCGCCTGATGGTGCACATGGAGCAGGCTTCGGGACAAAGTGCCGCCGCCGCGGTGGAGTACACGATTCGCAGCGGGGATTCACTCTGGGTCATCGCCCGCCGCCATGGCGTCAGCGTGCGCGACCTGATGCGCTGGAACAACCTGCACGAAGACAGCGTTCTCAGACCGGGGCAGTCCCTGACCATTCGGAGATCAGGCAGTGGCTGA
- the rnr gene encoding ribonuclease R, with protein MMNDSEKHITATQVRKLLLEADRPLTRRHMSHAFNMDKEASDRFLKPVLQSMIERGELVRNRRAAYGLAEQMDLVQGRISAHPDGFGFVVPDEGGDDLYLSPKQMRVVFNGDRVLAAVTRVDRRGRKEGGIVEVVERAHAQVAGRLLIESGVAMVVPDDPRLTQDILVSPEGVGNAGPGQIVVVRIDRPPTFERSAVGEIIAVLGHADEPGIATDIAVYSHQLPHEFSREVVREAKDFGSEINPAHAEGRLDLRDLKLLTIDGADARDFDDAVYAEPQGEGYRLLVAIADVAEYVRPGSALDVEAQRRGTSVYFPDRVIPMLPEALSNGLCSLNPKVDRLCLVCEMRIDARGKVTSSRFHEAVMRSHARLTYDQVRRIMEAGDPPLIERFGHVVDNLQHLYKVFRLLFSRRERRGALDFDSRQAYFEFDTDGRVAGIRLQQRHDAHRLIEEFMIAANVEASKFVARGKLPFLYRVHEPPPDDKLESLETFLRAHGLEVRWSEKPEPLQFAAIQHKVAGRTDAPLVNAHILRSLSLAVYQPENKGHFGLALDSYSHFTSPIRRYPDLLLHRAIKHLVRGRPGDEFAYDRRQMNELGRHCSWTERRAEDAARDVDERLKCQFMKRHIGDVFEGIVTGVTSFGLFVELTELAVSGLVHVTAMPNDYYQFDPVGSSLTGKRRGLSFRLADPVRVEVIGVSLEERKIDFQLVEDEKD; from the coding sequence ATGATGAACGATAGCGAAAAACACATTACCGCCACCCAGGTCAGGAAGCTGCTGTTGGAGGCTGACCGCCCCCTGACCCGGCGTCACATGTCGCATGCCTTCAACATGGACAAGGAGGCATCCGACCGGTTCCTCAAACCGGTCCTGCAGTCCATGATTGAACGTGGGGAGCTGGTTCGGAACCGGCGAGCGGCCTACGGGCTTGCAGAGCAGATGGACCTGGTGCAGGGGCGTATCAGTGCCCACCCGGACGGATTCGGTTTTGTTGTGCCCGACGAAGGGGGTGATGACCTCTACCTTTCGCCCAAGCAGATGCGGGTGGTATTCAACGGCGACCGGGTATTGGCCGCTGTAACCCGGGTAGACCGGCGGGGACGCAAGGAAGGAGGCATTGTCGAGGTCGTAGAGCGGGCCCATGCCCAGGTCGCCGGGCGCCTGCTGATTGAAAGCGGCGTGGCCATGGTTGTTCCCGATGATCCCCGACTGACCCAGGATATTCTCGTATCGCCCGAAGGGGTCGGCAATGCCGGCCCCGGGCAGATCGTCGTGGTGCGAATCGACCGTCCGCCAACCTTCGAGCGTTCGGCCGTCGGCGAGATCATCGCGGTGCTGGGGCACGCCGACGAACCTGGCATTGCCACGGACATTGCCGTCTACAGTCATCAGCTTCCGCACGAGTTCTCGCGTGAAGTCGTCAGGGAGGCTAAGGATTTCGGCAGCGAGATCAACCCCGCTCATGCCGAGGGGCGGCTGGACCTGCGCGATCTGAAGCTGCTGACCATCGACGGCGCCGATGCGCGCGATTTCGACGATGCCGTCTATGCCGAGCCGCAGGGGGAGGGCTACCGACTCCTGGTCGCCATTGCCGATGTGGCCGAGTACGTCAGGCCGGGTTCTGCGCTTGATGTCGAGGCTCAGCGCCGCGGCACATCGGTGTATTTCCCGGACCGGGTGATTCCGATGTTGCCCGAGGCGCTGTCCAATGGCCTGTGTTCGCTCAACCCGAAGGTCGATCGGCTGTGCCTGGTCTGCGAAATGCGTATCGATGCCCGGGGCAAGGTCACATCCAGTCGCTTCCACGAGGCGGTGATGCGGTCACATGCCCGCCTGACCTACGACCAGGTCAGGCGAATCATGGAAGCCGGGGACCCGCCGCTCATCGAGCGTTTCGGGCATGTGGTGGACAACTTGCAGCATCTGTACAAGGTGTTTCGGCTGCTGTTTTCGCGGCGCGAACGCAGGGGTGCGCTGGACTTTGATTCACGCCAGGCCTATTTCGAGTTCGACACCGACGGTCGGGTGGCCGGCATACGGCTCCAGCAGCGCCACGATGCGCACCGCCTGATCGAAGAATTCATGATTGCCGCCAACGTCGAGGCATCGAAGTTTGTCGCCCGGGGCAAGCTGCCGTTTCTCTATCGTGTTCACGAGCCACCGCCCGATGACAAGCTCGAATCACTCGAGACTTTTCTGCGAGCCCACGGGCTGGAAGTGCGGTGGTCGGAAAAACCGGAGCCGCTGCAGTTCGCCGCCATCCAGCACAAGGTGGCCGGTCGCACCGATGCGCCGCTGGTCAACGCGCATATCCTGCGCAGCCTGAGCCTGGCGGTCTACCAGCCTGAAAACAAGGGTCACTTTGGTCTGGCGCTGGATTCCTACAGCCATTTCACCTCGCCGATCAGGCGCTACCCCGACCTGCTGCTGCATCGCGCCATCAAACACCTGGTCCGGGGACGGCCGGGCGACGAGTTTGCCTATGACAGGCGCCAGATGAACGAGCTTGGGCGGCACTGCTCCTGGACCGAGCGGCGCGCCGAAGATGCCGCACGGGATGTGGATGAACGCCTCAAGTGTCAGTTCATGAAGCGTCATATTGGCGATGTGTTTGAAGGCATCGTAACCGGGGTGACGAGTTTCGGGCTGTTTGTCGAACTGACCGAGCTGGCCGTCAGCGGGCTGGTGCATGTGACGGCCATGCCGAATGACTATTACCAATTCGATCCGGTGGGGTCCAGCCTGACCGGAAAACGTCGCGGCCTGAGCTTCCGCCTTGCCGACCCGGTGCGTGTGGAAGTGATCGGTGTCAGTCTCGAAGAGCGCAAGATCGACTTCCAGCTGGTCGAGGACGAGAAGGACTGA
- the rlmB gene encoding 23S rRNA (guanosine(2251)-2'-O)-methyltransferase RlmB, translated as MKRELAMGINAVEGLVRHAPERIVRVWIRPGNRRLEMLEAQLRECGVSIEPADQQRLDRKAGRVPHQGVIAEFQPLPPIDEASLKDVVRARGENTLLLILDGVQDPHNLGACLRSAAAAGADAVVVPRDRAAGMSPAARRVAAGGAEQVPVAVVTNLARTMRMLADHGVWLVGLAGEATDTLYHAPLSGPVGLVLGSEDRGLRQLTRKHCDALVRIPMPGEMESLNVSVSAGIALFEVVRRRSQ; from the coding sequence ATGAAGCGTGAGCTGGCCATGGGCATCAATGCCGTCGAGGGGCTGGTCAGGCACGCGCCCGAGAGAATCGTCCGCGTCTGGATTCGGCCGGGCAATCGGCGCCTGGAGATGCTGGAAGCGCAACTGCGCGAATGTGGCGTGAGTATCGAGCCGGCCGATCAGCAGAGGCTGGATCGCAAGGCCGGGCGAGTGCCCCACCAGGGAGTGATTGCCGAGTTCCAGCCGCTGCCCCCGATTGACGAGGCGTCACTGAAGGATGTGGTGCGGGCGCGCGGCGAGAACACACTGCTGCTGATCCTTGATGGTGTGCAGGACCCGCACAATCTGGGGGCCTGTCTACGCAGTGCAGCCGCCGCCGGTGCCGATGCCGTGGTCGTGCCCAGGGACCGTGCCGCGGGCATGAGTCCGGCGGCGCGTCGCGTGGCTGCCGGGGGCGCCGAGCAGGTGCCCGTGGCCGTGGTCACCAATCTGGCACGCACCATGCGCATGCTGGCCGATCATGGTGTCTGGCTCGTCGGGCTGGCCGGGGAGGCGACCGACACGCTCTATCATGCCCCCTTGTCCGGGCCCGTTGGCCTGGTGCTGGGCAGTGAGGATAGGGGCCTGAGACAACTGACCCGAAAGCACTGTGATGCACTGGTGCGTATCCCCATGCCCGGTGAGATGGAGAGTCTGAATGTGTCGGTCAGTGCTGGAATTGCGCTGTTCGAGGTGGTCAGGAGAAGAAGTCAATGA
- a CDS encoding nucleoside deaminase, giving the protein MMSKADNNSVRIDLPDWIAGVEQQLPASLETAEQRMSVAISLAEQNLRHGTGGPFGALVVAVGSGAVIALGVNRVEPQLCSAAHAEIVALSLAQRRMGHWNLSETPHGPLQLVTSCEPCAMCLGAIPWSGVTSVLCGATKADAEAAGFDEGARSSRWVEELDRRGVDVRTGVLREQAARVLERYARQGNTIYNP; this is encoded by the coding sequence ATGATGTCGAAAGCCGACAACAACAGCGTTCGCATCGACCTGCCCGATTGGATCGCAGGTGTCGAGCAGCAGTTGCCTGCCAGTCTAGAAACGGCTGAACAACGCATGAGCGTGGCCATCAGCCTGGCTGAACAGAACCTGAGACATGGCACCGGTGGTCCTTTCGGAGCGCTGGTGGTTGCCGTGGGCAGTGGGGCTGTCATTGCCCTGGGGGTCAACCGTGTCGAGCCGCAGTTGTGTTCGGCGGCACATGCCGAAATCGTGGCCCTGAGCCTGGCCCAGCGACGCATGGGGCACTGGAATCTTTCCGAGACTCCGCATGGCCCGTTGCAACTGGTCACTTCCTGCGAGCCCTGTGCCATGTGTCTGGGCGCGATCCCGTGGTCGGGAGTCACCTCGGTGCTGTGCGGCGCAACCAAGGCGGATGCAGAAGCGGCCGGGTTTGACGAGGGCGCCCGTTCGAGTCGATGGGTCGAGGAGCTGGACCGGCGCGGCGTGGACGTGCGCACCGGGGTGTTGAGAGAGCAGGCAGCGCGCGTGCTTGAGCGCTATGCGCGACAGGGCAACACGATCTACAACCCATAA
- a CDS encoding DUF4168 domain-containing protein, which produces MNLRKMITLMTFAVALAFGTAAIAQYEQPPEPEQTDVSSQELQQFAEAQVEISSIQQDFSARLQGVEDPEKAHELQVEANEKMTEAVEGAGLDVESFNRIAMAIQNDPELQQELTEMIQ; this is translated from the coding sequence ATGAACCTTCGCAAAATGATTACCCTGATGACCTTCGCCGTTGCCCTGGCCTTCGGTACCGCCGCTATCGCTCAGTACGAGCAGCCGCCCGAGCCGGAGCAGACGGACGTCTCCTCGCAAGAGCTGCAGCAGTTTGCTGAAGCCCAGGTAGAGATCTCCAGCATCCAGCAGGACTTCTCGGCCCGCCTGCAGGGCGTTGAAGACCCCGAGAAGGCCCACGAGCTGCAGGTCGAAGCCAACGAGAAGATGACCGAAGCTGTTGAAGGCGCCGGCCTGGACGTGGAATCGTTCAATCGCATCGCCATGGCGATCCAGAACGATCCCGAGCTGCAGCAAGAACTGACCGAGATGATTCAGTAA
- a CDS encoding ATP-binding protein, which translates to MKSLRLQLILLVFLPLTVLGTVVVWMTHHAVEGLLEHRLQKEIELVARAMRVPVERSLLAGDLGGVQDTLDAVFDIGRVYGAYVYDAGGRRVAVAGEARPGPREQIEAAELVALGEELGRYAELGGEEVFSYFVPLTGPAGRIEGLLQVVRLEQEIAEQLEELRVLGWLLWTLVMVVMFAIVLIGHRLAVGRHVERLVQSMARVEAGEPRHRAQVDGPDELAGVAGALNRMLDGLDRMQAELDVERQERQYMLEQMRQQEHLAALGRFSSGVAHELGAPLTVIDGDTRRLQQHEDLGDDARRRLERMRRQVQRTRELISQLMEFVRSDHQPAESVELGRLLRRTLAAMRPECESRGIELSVDELPDEIRVRGWEVRLEHALVNLVRNAVQAASSAVAVVVERRNGSVVVAVEDDGPGVPAGERERIFEPFHTRGKEGRGTGLGLAIVKSVAEEHQAGLNVVSSHALGGSRFELVLDQEAADG; encoded by the coding sequence ATGAAGAGTTTACGACTGCAACTGATACTGCTGGTTTTTCTGCCACTGACGGTGCTTGGCACGGTGGTGGTGTGGATGACGCACCACGCCGTCGAAGGTCTGCTGGAGCACCGCCTGCAAAAGGAAATCGAGCTGGTGGCCCGCGCCATGCGGGTGCCCGTCGAGCGATCCTTGCTGGCTGGTGACCTTGGCGGCGTGCAGGACACGCTTGATGCGGTGTTCGACATCGGGCGGGTGTACGGGGCCTATGTCTATGATGCCGGCGGACGCCGTGTAGCCGTTGCCGGTGAAGCCAGGCCGGGGCCCAGGGAGCAGATCGAGGCGGCTGAACTGGTGGCGCTGGGTGAAGAGCTGGGGCGCTACGCGGAACTGGGCGGTGAGGAAGTGTTTTCCTATTTTGTGCCGCTAACCGGCCCGGCCGGGCGAATCGAGGGCTTGCTGCAAGTCGTCAGACTGGAGCAGGAGATTGCCGAGCAGCTTGAGGAGTTGCGCGTGCTGGGGTGGCTGCTGTGGACGCTGGTGATGGTGGTGATGTTTGCCATTGTTCTGATTGGTCACCGACTGGCGGTCGGGCGGCATGTGGAGCGCCTTGTGCAATCGATGGCCCGGGTCGAGGCCGGGGAGCCCCGGCACCGGGCCCAGGTCGACGGCCCGGATGAGCTGGCCGGCGTAGCGGGCGCGCTCAATCGCATGCTCGATGGGCTTGATCGCATGCAGGCCGAACTGGATGTCGAGCGGCAGGAGCGCCAGTACATGCTCGAGCAGATGCGCCAGCAGGAACACCTGGCCGCGCTGGGGCGGTTTTCCTCGGGCGTGGCGCATGAACTGGGTGCGCCGCTGACGGTCATCGATGGCGATACTCGCCGCCTGCAGCAGCATGAAGACCTGGGCGATGATGCGCGCCGCCGTCTGGAGCGTATGCGGCGGCAGGTTCAGCGCACCCGTGAGCTGATCTCGCAACTGATGGAGTTCGTGCGCAGCGACCATCAGCCCGCCGAGTCGGTCGAGCTGGGTCGTTTGCTCAGACGTACCCTGGCAGCCATGCGTCCGGAGTGCGAATCGCGCGGGATCGAGTTGAGCGTCGACGAGTTGCCCGACGAGATCCGGGTGCGTGGCTGGGAGGTGCGGCTGGAGCATGCACTGGTCAACCTTGTGCGCAATGCCGTTCAGGCGGCCAGTTCGGCCGTGGCCGTGGTGGTCGAACGACGTAATGGCAGCGTGGTGGTCGCTGTCGAGGATGATGGTCCCGGCGTGCCGGCCGGGGAGCGCGAGCGGATTTTCGAGCCGTTCCATACCCGCGGCAAGGAGGGTCGCGGCACCGGTCTGGGTCTGGCCATCGTGAAGTCCGTGGCCGAAGAGCATCAGGCCGGCCTGAACGTGGTCTCCAGTCATGCGCTGGGTGGCAGTCGTTTCGAACTGGTTCTGGATCAGGAGGCAGCCGATGGGTGA